The genomic stretch attaaccCATTAACTTTCAATATATTAATCCTAATATATTGCAAAATATGCCAGcgtgttattgcaaaattacatCTATGTAAAATTTAATTGAAATGCATCGACAATTTAAAgatattttacactgtcaattAATTATAACCATGATATATTAGAGAAGATTGActtttataataataataataataataataataataataatatgtgCTATAGTTATGGAAGGAAGTTATATGAATAATAGGATTAATATATTGAAAGTTAATGGGTTAATTATAGtattaattttaaatatattattaaccCATTAACTTTCAATATATTAATCCTAATATATTGCAAAATATGTCAGcgtgttattgcaaaattacatctatgtaaaattcaattaataatagattgacattggaatgaccctatattattgttcataataagtaaccgattttaatttatagagtttggatctcaattaaatcaaatcaaatcaaataataaatatactatttaaattttaaaaatattcttatcatatatggcgggtaaatatcaataataataataacaataataataattaattggtaagtaaattaacaataatattaaattactcaattaatattaatcaactatattaaatagttatttttaatttaaagttataatttaataacatataattatacaatcaaaacgatgttatatatgtgtaacatcaaaggttggatccttttcagcattttgtcacacacctctatcaaatttatatactttttttttccaggttattaggtttgtatttttcattatacgttcaataatttttatattaattatacaatttacagtatcaaatgcatggagtggttccaaattgttgataaatgaagacatccctgaaattcaagattttatgtctaagtatggattttatttatttatttatattcagattattatacataatttttaatttcaaaaacaatcttatttctataggttgcctactaatgaacagaaggagaagcctactcaatctgcaaaatctctttctaattggtctggtggttctcaatattcgccagtagaaaggtttgttcataatgcgaaatgtatgtccttaagtcagttctgcaaaatcaaacatgtaagttgaatactatagagccgaatttatctttactattacaattatattgtttgctttttgaaattaatataattttttatttgCTTTTAGGAAACTTTATGTGAAACTTTATGATCCAGAATCAATCATTCTAATGACTCCGGCTAAGGATGTTGTAATTGCTGACAAGGGTGAAGAAGTTGATTTTGAAGCGTCTGGCGCTACGCAATTATCAGGCACCAAACCATCCAAGAAATTAAAGATAAAACCATCTTCTTAATTAGAATTTTCGgaaatttgatattgaaatatattttatgaactttttagcaccagaatgagtttaagtatgaagttgttaagaacatgatatgttttggttgtaggatgtgttcttacttttttgaagtgtttattttgtgggattacaattgacatttatatttcatgtatggtttaaaggatgataatgagtatttaattcatgtgtgtgaaattattcaaaatcctacgttgttatgttgaacattgTGTTTTGTGTGTTCTTTCTATTGGCTAGGTCAGTGGAGTATTAAAATAATTCAGCCGTAAGATAATTAATGTTATGCATGATTTGTAATAAATCAATAAGAATATCAATTCTTTATACATTTAGTTGTACAAGAAAATGATTGTAAATAATTAAAGTGGGCTAAGAAAATGGCCCCCACTAAATCCcactatatattatataaaatataattaaaaaattgattcaaatatatcaaaatacattcaaagagagtttttcattgggtaacgtgatgtatgatatgagtaatttccaatgggtgaattattttatggatttgggataaaaagagaattttgaaatcttgaattatggagtggatttggaataagaggtgaatttccaaaatatggggtgttttgttgatttgggatacaaagaggacttccatcattttgcataaaattggagatgtgttatgttgattgagattcatttttaaatgaaatgtgtacacaaaaaaattaaaataaaataaaataaattggtcaaatttagactagatgtgagtgaaaaatgtgataaaataaattacatatttatactactaaaaaatattaccgttattttattgttgttgcaatcttatcattccaaaatgaaatcaatatcctgaaatcaaattagttattattgtagttttttaaggttgcgggcaggttttgaatcatcacttcctaaaaggttgcgggcaggttttgtataaacccagttttttaaggaccaaagaattgtacgaagttaaatcatttttgttgctggacttatttctcacaattttaactaaaattgtgaaccttttgtttcaatatcttttgttgcattaaaccttactgtatcaattgcaattaatttcaacatttggtagtattcattactatattttaaaacaaatgagattctggtatttcttttacatggtttatgtattttggttaaataatcatttattatgaaggttaatatttgcgcttttatacctcaaattagtaacagattggaaaatttcatcaattactaaataaatatatttttatttcttatgtccaaaatctcaatgataaatggaatgtttattcataacattaacaatggaatgtttattatatatcaatatatcaataaattgtaaaagtatttttgtattatattttttgattatttccttaatatagtatacaaaaaaattaagcaaattatattactataaattaataatgttttactttattatgtcccaaattggaaaaagttatttgtggaaattttttgaacccatttattgatcatttaacatccattacattaaaaaaaactcttatgtaataaatttgtgtacgttgatccaaccatatatatatatatatatatatatatatatatatatatatatatatatatatatatatatataaacaaaaaaatatatttaattttaattttttaaaataaattattgcacttgcgcgacccgtgcgaacgcacgggtcctttactagttttaaataaagaagaaaaaaagaaatagTTGCAATAAAGGAGACATATTACAGAATAGTCCCTCAATTCCTTCATCAACACACATATAAGCCTACACGCACGATCCACCAATAATCGGTGAACCCTCATCTTACACCATAAGCTTCGGCGGCCGTGCACCCTTCCCACACTCACCACCTTCAAAAACATATTCAAACTCAGAAATGCAAACCTCAAACAACCACCATACACAACCGCAATTCCACTTCATAAACTCTCACCTCATCCTTTTCACACTTCAACGTCACCATCAACTTCAACCATAACTGCACCTTACTTCCCTTCAACAGTAACGAACACCATTTCAACAATTCTGCAACCACCATTTTCTCCATGCTCCCTCTGATCTACCTCTTCTCCCCTCCATGGCTAAGCCGCTTCCACACACACGTCCACCACATACTCCAACATGCGTAAAACTTGCTAGTGTTGGTGGTATTCTGGAGGTGGTATGTGATAAATTATATTATTGCAGAattaatattttgatttttattgaattCACTACACACTCACTTTTATGTAGGTTTGAAGGAAACTAACATATGAAATAATAAATTGGTAATCAAGAGGAAGACTTTTTGGTTCTCTCAATCTTAATGATACAACTCTACCATAAATCTAAATAAAGACAATTATTATAATGTGATGGTTACAATTCTCTCCAATATCTTATAATATTCTTCTCAACAAAAATGATTGTTGTGTAGCCAAACCAACTGCTAAATACTCAGCTTCAACTGAAGATTGTGCCACAGTATGATGCTTCTTTGAGCATCAAGAGAACACACCTGAACCAAGGTCGGATATATAACATGAAGTGCTCTTCATGTCATCAACACTTTCGGCCCAATCACTATCACAATGCCATTTAACTTCAAGTTTAGAATTCTTCTCAAATCTGACGCCATGCTCCATGGTTCCCATGACATACCTTAGAACTCTTTTTACTGCCTCGAGATGTAAATGACTTGGTTTACTCATGAATCTTGAGAGTAAACTAGCAACAAATATTAAATTGGGCATTGAAGTTGTAAGATAAAACAAGTTTTCAACCAAACTTCTATACATGCTTGCATCTACTAATCCTCCACCATCTTCCTTCTGTAATTTTTCATTCACCACTAAAGGAATATCAACAGGTTTGCAGCCATACATGCCAaactttttcaaaatattttcgGCATATCTCTTTTGACAAATAAAAACTCCATATTCATCTTGGTAGGCCTCAATACCAAGAAAATGATACAGCAATCCAAGATCACTCATCTCAtatttttttcatcatttctaTTTTAAATTTTTCAATCATTTTCTTATTGTTACCCGTTTACACCAAATCATCAACATAAAGGACAACAAGAAGGATATCATATTTACCTTGATGCTTCACATTCAAGGTAGACTCACTTTGACTTCTTTGAAATTCTTGCTTAATGAAATGGTTATCAATTTTACTATACCACGCTCTAGCggcttgtttcaacccatagagAGTTTTCTTCAAGCCTTTAGTCACAAAGTCTTGAGGTTGATGCACATACACCTCTTCTTTTAATTCTCCATTCAAGAAAGCTATTTTCACATCAAGTTTGTACAAATTCCAACCTTTTTGAGCTACTAACGTGATTATTGTTCTCGCAGTGTCCAAATGTGCAACCGAAGCAAAAGTTTCACTATAGTCAATTCCAGGCTGTTGTGCATAGCCTTTGACTACTAATCTAGCCTTGGTTCTTTGGATTGAACAATCCTGATTATGTTTTAATTTGTACACCCACTTTACTCTAATAGCTTCTTTTTCATTTGGCTTTTCAACTAGCTATCATGTTTTGTTCTTCTCAATTGCATTTATTTATTCTTGCATCGCATTCCTCAAAACATCTTCTTTGATTACTTCATCAAAAATTTATGTTTCCACAACACAATAGTTGCATCTTGCATAAATATCTCCGAAGTCCTTCAATTTTATTAGAGTTGAGCTGGGAGATGATGAACTTGAAATTGGTGAACTTGGAGAGGATGAAGAACTTGGTGTACATGGGATTGGTTACTCATTTTTAGTTGTTGGATTTTGTTGTAATAAAATTGCAGGGATTGTTTTCTCCTTCATTTTGTCTTCTTCCCAATTCTAAGAAGCATTCTCATCAAATACAATATTCTTGCTAATGATCACCTTGTTTGTCTTCAAATTGTAAAGTCTATAGCCCTTTGACATGGAATTATAGCCAATAAAGACACATCTTTCACTTGTTTTTTTCCAGCTTTGTCCTCTTTCAAATGGAGTCCTATTCCATACAATCTTTGTTGAACATCTATTCAGCAAATACACAACAATATTAACAGCCTCCGGCCAAAAGGTTTTAGGCAAACCTTTCTCAAGTAGCATAGAGTTCGCCATCTCCATCACAGTTTGGTTCTTTCTTTCAGATACACCATTTTGATGAGATGTATAGCCAACAGTGAGTTATCTTTCAACACCTTCATCTTCACAAAATTTGTTAAATTCATTCAAGGTGTACTCCTTCCCCCTGTCACTTCTCAACATTTTTATAAACCTACCACTTTGTTTCTCAACAAAAGCTTTAAACTTCTTAAAAGTTACAAAAACATCATACTTTTGTCTCATAAAATATACCCATGTCATGCGGGTAAAATCATCAATAAACAAGATAAAGTATCTGTTTTTTACATGAGACAAAGTATTCATAGGACCACACACATCTGTGTGTACAAGTTCTAACACTTGTTTGGCTCTCCATACTCCTTCCTTTGGAAATGGTTGGCGGTGGTGTTTGCCAAGCATACATCCTTCACACACACCAATTTTTTCTTCAATTATTGGCAGCCCATACACCATCTTCTTTTGATAAAGCAACTTAAGACTATTGTAGTTCAAGTGCCCAAGTCTCTTATGCCATAAACAAGAGTCATTTTCTTTTCTAGCCGTCATGCtgatttttttttcataattaaGAGAAAGTGGAAGCTTCTATTACTGGTCATTtttacaacaacaacatttcttCTCTTTGAATCAAAAATTCGGTACTCTCGATTTTCAAAATTTAGAGAATAactgatcggtcaccatttccattgaattcccaccgttaatccgacgtattttcatcactttggtaagatttatgtttgtttttagttgctttggagtcatttatcatgttttgttggtttggtatcgcatggcattcgattacaagtttatgtcaaaaagatctcgtttatgcttcgtttggtagtgtcattgttacaggccattgcacaggtttaaaagcaataatggtgaagttatggatactcagaaaggcaaaaatatgaagaaacagcaggtcaacacggccacccgtgtgccacaacactgcccgtgttgttgatcaggcagagcaaaatgggagaagaaaaacagagatcaacacgggcacccgtgtgtcactacacggccgtgttgattaaaacagtgcattaacacaGGCACCCGTGTGAAGGAACACGGCTCGTtttgttgcctctgtagcttgtgctgaaaataattataatggagagcaacacgggcacccgtgtggtgacacacaGCCGTGTTCATTGGACGCAACGTGGAAACCCtaacttttgctttgtgaaccgattcttctcattaagggtagtttggaccttttgcttggaagagattcatctgaagctataagaaggcttggaagagaaagaagaagacACTTTTTGACAgacgaaagaaaacattgcattggagaagatagcgaatacgaaggatttgaagacggcgagattcaagggcatcaaccattgaagatcaaactctcctaattctttgtaatgtctaatctttacattatgagttctttaagtactatgagaggctaaaccctctgatgctaggggggtggtcctgatgttatcgcatgttatgaatttgaacaaatgatttcttgattactatgttacgtatttcaattcaattgtgtgatgttattatgcttttgtatcggacaaatacaaattgatctatgactttcaataacaggattgtgattgttagggttttcacacaattgggtttatgaatgcatcatctaggactagtaactttcataaatcaccgtaaaccttgatattttgtatgattaaaaccaatgattaattgaatggacatttgagtaagaattggtagtttaatagtttcttccttaaggacttaagtaagaacattcggaggttaggtgattgaatgtttcatatgtattaaggaaatcttgactgaattcataaccggttaactcaaccactcaccctagcatcttttatcttaatcaattatttttactctttgtgtgtttactattataaattccaaaacaaccaaaccattatctttttgttctgatagaatcaaattaaaagaagtatttcctacgcaatctttgagatcgatacttggaaataaaactccttattactacatcggtaaaaatagtacacttgctatttttaCTATCAATAACCATGCTCCAAAAGCTGTACAATGCTTAGCAAGTTCTCATCCAACTCTGGCACATAAAGAGTGTCATGAATGACTTTGATTCCTTGCTTTGTTGTAACTCCAATGTTGCCTTTTACTTTTACTTCAACATGTACTCAATTTCCCAATTTAACTTTTGAGCCAAATGAAGAATCAATATTGATAAAAGTTTTTTTCTTTCCGGTCATATGATTGCTACAACCGCTATCAAAATACCACACAGTTTTATCTTCTTGAAATGTTTTTTGACAAGCAAATAACAAATTACCTTCATCGTTTTCTCCTTCTGCAAATGAAGCATTTTGTTGATTGGCAAAACGATAATCCTTTTGAATGTTCCAGAATCTCTTGCAATTGTGGTTTTTTGTTGTTCCATCAATCCTTCTCGCCGTGAGTGTTACTCTTACAAATTTTACACCATTTATTTGATGCTCCTTCATGTCATCTTCCGCCATTCGCGCCTCTTCCTCTTCCTCGTGAGCTTCTTCCTCTGCCCATGCCTCTTCCAAATCTGTTACCTTTAGAAGACTCATCTCTATTTTGTATTGGGGCTTATTTTAACCATTGTAGGGCTGAATGTTTAGTTTAAATTGAAAGACACTCTCAACTGATTTTAACAAAGGAACTTTAACATTGCTATAAACTATGGAATAGTTGTTGGTGGAAGTCAtaatttttttattgtttttgttgCAGCTGCAAGGATTTGTAGCTCTGATACCACACCGTTGGTGGTATTCTAGAGGTGGCATGTGATAAATTATATTATTGCAGAATTTAGAGTAAGGAATTTTTTTTGAGTACTCTGATTTTTATTGAATTCACCACATACTCACTTTTATATAGACTTTAAGGAAACTGACATAGGAAACAATAAGTTGGTAATCAAGATGATGACTTTTTGATTCTCTCACTCTTAATGATACAACTGTACCATAAATCTAAATAAAGACAATTATTATAATGTGATGGTTACAATTCTCTCATAATGCATACTAAAGATAGTGGTGGTTACAACACATTAATTTTAACAGCTAGTGCACACTGCTCACGCGGTGGAACACCAGCTACAGGCGAGTACTTCCTCATCGACTCCGACCCGACCAACAAATCCCTCCGTTCAACATTTCACTTCCAATCCGGTCACATCACACTGTTAATTTTTCAGCCATATAACAACCATACTTTGCCTCTAATTCGCAACTCCAACAACACAAAGGATAAGAGTTAGCAACATTGGGGAAACCCTGCATTCGGTAACTTTCGGCTTCGAATTTTTGTGGCGTTTTCATCTTGCATATCTATGTTGTTTTCATTATGTATTTAAGTTGAGATTCGATTATGTAATATTGTAATATTTTCATGGACTGCTGGTGACTATTTGCGTTGTTTGTAAATCGTCTCAGATCCACAAGTTCGACGTGATTATTTTCGATATAATGATGTAATTATTTTTAATTCGTATACgtaattgtttgttgtttattATCGCGACAAAATCTGATCCGAACATATTAAGTGCGTTCAAGTTTTAGTTTGTTTTTCAGCATTGCGTTAAGCGCATTTTATTTCGATTGTGATGAGAGCATTTTGCATTAGCAAGTTGCTAGCTGATTTATTTTCTTTGGTTTATGTGCGGCAATTCATTTTTGTTGTCGTCACGTTTAGTTTGAATTTGTGTGTGTTTTTTATAGTTCAACATAGCGTCAACACGCGGTTGCTTTTCACAACTTTGCATTTTATATATTGCTTTTGTTATGATATGATTCGATGCATTTGATTCATTTGCGATGACCTCGCTTCGCCTTAGCAACTTATTGTTCGACTTGTGATATCAcataatttttaaatttatttcatTTAAATCGGATTTAAATCATGTGTTAGCAACTTCGTATAACTCGTCTTGGCAGTTACATGATAAAGTTGACTCCCTAGAGATAAGGTTGATCACAAAATGAAATATATGGATGGGAATTTGACTCTCCTTGGTGAAGAACTAGCTCCATAGTCTTTCTTGTTTGTCTCTTAATATTGTAATCGTTGCATTAGCTTCCTATTAAAATCAAAACTTTGTATTGGCCGTTATACCCTTTTGTTATAAAAAAAAAGTAATGATTTACATATCTTTGCATTATCACTCTGCGCTTGTTTCTCCATAATGCCTGACTTACTTTCTATCCTTTATGATAGTTTTTTTCCTTTATTCTTACCAATTCTCTTATTATGTGCATAATATGTTAAGTATTTTTAACTTAATGAAATAGGCATGTTGGTGTTATATACCTTTTTACTGGATCTTATTATGGGTTATTATCCTCTTTTAGTTATGGCTATTTTAGGGAGATGTATCTATTTAGACGTCTCTAAGAAACACATCCAACCAAGGGCCTATTTCTAGGGGGTGAGGGGATAAGAAAAAATCAATTCAAACAACAATCCAAAttaaattaaacaaaaaaaacaatattttattttgttcaaaaaccaaaccaaatcaataAAAATCGAGGTGATTTGGTTCTCGATTTATCATCTTCGTGTTTCAATTTCCCTAGGTTAGTTTTCATCtcttattttttttttcttcttcttcttcaatgatattCCTTCTAGTCTTGACAAAATAGTTTTGATATGTATTTTAGATGTGAAATATGTTAATTTCTTTGTATGACAaccttttattttatttgttaCTATTTTATATGAATTAAGTGTAACTTATTACTTGAAAAGTATAGTATGAAATTGATGAAAAAGATTATATGAAATGTATtataaaaaatagcaaaaaataCATTGAAAAATATGATAGCAGAGAAAACAAAAATCAAACCAAATCAAACTAATTAATTTAGTTCAGTTTTATTTTTAGATATTATCAATTGAGATATTATCGATTCAAACATTTTTTTGACCAAAACTTAATCTTAATCAAACCGATTACAACGCTATATGCTCCTCATCCATGCACTAAGTGAATTTTTTTGTTTGAGGTTAGAGTTAGGGAAGTGTCATCCTCTCCTTCTAGAATGACTAACTACCAAGGAGAGTGAGTTCAGCGCACCACACGCATGTTTGAGGTTTATGGTGTCTTTGTAGGTGCATAACCTTTGCTTTCGAGATATCTCTAGTTGTAAAATATCTATAACAAAGAAAATCAAAATGATTTGATGAAAATTTTGTGAGAATCAAAAAGACGTTTCTCACAAACAACACCATTATTTTGTAAAGAATGTATGAGATGTATAAATGGGCATTTTAGAAAAGTTTTTAATATTATGATTGAGCTCTACAATGATCAACAAAAGGAGTATCTGCATGGTTAGCACTTCAACATTCAAATCATTATATAAAAAATTTGTAAATACACAAATATGAATACAAAGGATATATGACATGACTCAAAGTTATACTTACTTAGAGATGATTTATGAAAACCATACTAGGTGATCCAACTTGAATAATAGAGGGCCATTAAATATATCTCAATGGTAGAGATAAAATTGGTAACATAATCTAGGGATTTGGATAGTCTCCCGTAAAAGTTTCTTGGGAGGAAATAATGTGGATAATCTCACCATTAGTTTATTTTATAGTATTCTATTGAGAAAAGGAAGGGTTGGGATTTCATATGAAGTGCACCAGAGACAATCTCCTCCCATGATCTAGTGTGATGCTCTCCAATGAAGTACTTTGTTTGGATTGAGCCATGTAGTTTTGGCTGGTCTTGTTAGGTTTTTGCCTAGCTCATAACAATTTCTAATTTAGAAGGTTTGACAAGTACTAGTGTTTAAGCTTATTAATATCCCATTACTTTTATTTTATAAGTACTTAGAATATACactattatttaattaaaattaatcattTTACCATATAAGTATTAGaataaattaattatattaattctaATTGGATAACCATGTAAAGTTTAGAGAATATATTTCAACTAATCTCTtgtattttatattttatatgtttttgaatatgaattttttgaattttttgtaAAGTTTAGAGAATAATTATGGAAACTTTCAAatttaattatgaattttttgTTTTTCATATATCTCACAAGTCTAACCTAAAAGATAATTCAAGAATAAGAATCAaattataaatatattttaacaataataaatttaaaaaaaaaacaaaaaaaatcaaacCAATCAATTCATAACAAAGTGCATCAGATCCGAT from Lathyrus oleraceus cultivar Zhongwan6 chromosome 7, CAAS_Psat_ZW6_1.0, whole genome shotgun sequence encodes the following:
- the LOC127103197 gene encoding uncharacterized mitochondrial protein AtMg00810-like, which gives rise to MSDLGLLYHFLGIEAYQDEYGVFICQKRYAENILKKFGMYGCKPVDIPLVVNEKLQKEDGGGLVDASMYRSLVENLFYLTTSMPNLIFVASLLSRFMSKPSHLHLEAVKRVLRYVMGTMEHGVRFEKNSKLEVKWHCDSDWAESVDDMKSTSCYISDLGSGGECGKGARPPKLMV